From Thermostichus vulcanus str. 'Rupite':
CCATCCATCTGCCGAAGTAAGGCCGCCTGTTCCCTGATGCGCATTAAATCTCCAGGCACCAGGGTGATCGGGGCAGGAAAACGGTCTAGGGGCAGCCGTAGACGGTTGGGTTCACGGATCAGAGCATACAAATGATAGGCCGGTCGGTCGGGATGGGCGGGATCCATCTCCTGGGCCAAGCGTTCCAAAACGTAGTGCCCCAAGCAACCGCTAGCGCCAGTAAGAAACAGGTTCCGCAAAAGGTCTCCGGCCCGCCATCACCAACGGGAACTTGATCCAAAAAAGCTTCTGACTAGTGTATCGCTTTGGCTCCCGTTTGCTGGGCTTGAGCAGACAGGGATCCCTAAGGGAATGCGGGAAGGCCCGTTCAGGCGATGCACAGACAAGGCTGGCAATGAATGAGCCAGGATGTAAGCATGGGTGTAACCTTGATTCTCTACACAGTCTATTGTGACGATCACCTCCTCCCGCCCCCGCACTCTGAACCTCTGGCCACCCCTGGCCTTGGTTGTCGAACGGCTGACCCAAGCCTTGCCGGTGCTGCTGTTGATTACGGTGCTCAGCTTTTTGTTGTTGCAGTTGGCCCCAGGAGACTTTCTGGATCAGCTACGGGCGGATCCCAGTGTTAGCCAAGAGTTTATTGCCCAAGAGGAGGCTCGCCTGGGGTTGGATCAGCCTTTGGTCTGGCAATACCTGATCTGGTTGGGGAACCTGCTCCGGGGAGATTTTGGCATCAGTTATACCTATCGGATCCCGGTTTTGGGGTTGATTGCCTCGCGGGCTGGGGCCACCTTGCTGTTGGCGGCTGCCTCGATTGTGCTGACCTGGATGATCGCTGTTCCGCTGGGGATCCTGGGGGCGCTGCAACAAAATACCGCCCTGGATCGAGCCTTACAGTTGCTGAGCTACCTGGGACAGGCCATGCCCAGTTTTGTCTTGGCGATTTTGCTGCTGATTTTGGCCCAAAATGTCGGTTGGCTACCGGTGGGGGGAATGACCAGTGTGTACTTCGCTGAGCTGAACCCAGGGGAAAAATTGCTGGATTTGGGCCGCCACCTCCTGTTGCCAACTTTGGTGCTCAGCATCACCAGCTTTGCCGGACTGCAACGGATCACACGCGGTAACTTCTTGGATGTGCTGCGACAGGAATACATTCAGGCGGCACGGGCACGGGGCATTCCCGAATGGCGGGTCATTGGTTTACACGCTCTGCGCAATGCCATTAACCCTTTGGTGACGATTTTGGGCTTTGAGTTTGCCAATCTGCTCAGTGGTTCCTTTATTGCCGAGTTTTTCTTTAATTGGCCAGGGTTGGGCAAGCTGCTCTTGGAAGCGGTGCAGAGCTTCGATATCAATGTGGTGATGGCGGGGTTATTGCTGGGGGCAGTGATGCTGATTCTGGGCAATTTGTTGGCGGATCTGTTGCTGCAATGGGTGGATCCCCGGATTCGGCGGGATTCTCTGTTCTAATTCTTCTCCAATTCCGGTTCCATATAGCAGTCGGGCGAGGCTTGTTTCCCCATTCCAGAAGTGCTCATCAAGCTCAGCCCTGGAAAGGCTTTCAAAGCCAAGGGATCCCTACCCTAAGCCCTAGGCGGCTGGAAACGCAGCGAGCGCATCCGCCACTGAGAGATAAGATTCAAAAATCGAATCCAGACGGGTAACGGCAAAAATCAGCTTGGCTTGTTCCTGTAGGCCGGCCAGTTTCAGTTGGTAGCCTGCCGAGCGACAGTTCCGTTGGGCTGAGACCAAGACCGATAGCCCCATGCTGTCGATGAGGGTGACCTCACTCAGGTCTAGCAGCAGGTGACTGGGTTGCTCCGTTAAAATGCGGCTCAGTTCTCCCCGTATGGCAGGCGCATTGACAGCGCTGAGGCTGCCTTTGGGGAAACGGACGATGGTGACTGGGGATCCCTTGGGGCTGATCTGGGTGGAAACATCTATAGATTGAGATTGATTCATTTCGCTACAGGCAAAGGTACGGTGAACCACATTGATTTTGAATCAATCTGGGTTCGTTGGGTTACCCACTGTGAGCACTTTTCGCTCGCCGATCGGGTGTTACCTTGAGGAGTCCTGGGTGCTGGAGGGTATGAGTCGGTCGGGAAAAACCCTGGTAGAAAGCCCAGGGCAGAAAACCTGTGTAAGGGCTGTAGGACGGAATCGAGATGAACGGGATCCCTGGTTGGACAATCGATGCGCTGGCCCTGAGTGTGTTGGCGTTGCAGGTGCCGATGGCGTTGATTTTGCTGGCTCGCTTGTTACCCTCCTTGCGTCGGCCTGCCCCTTTGCCACCCGGTATACCCGATTCTCCCCCTCTGCCCGGCTCGGTCAGCGTGATCGTGCCTACCTTGAATGAAGCGGAGCGGATCGATCCCTGTTTACAGGGTCTGCATGCTCAGGGATCCGCCCTACGGGAAGTATTGGTGGTGGATAGCCGCTCTCAAGATGGCACCCCGGAAAAGGTTTGGGCGATGGCCACACGGGATCCCCGCTTTCGGCTGGTTACGGATGATCCTTTGCCTGCGGGATGGGTGGGTCGCCCCTGGGCCTTGCACTACGGATTTCTCAAATCGGATCCTGCTTCTGAGTGGATCTTGGGCATCGATGCCGATACACGCCCGCAGCCAGGGTTGGTGGAGCGCTTGCTGGAAACTGCCCAGAATCAGGGGTTTGATCTGATCACCTTGGCACCGCAGTTTATCTTGCAGCACTGGGGAGAAGGCTGGCTGCAACCGGCTCTTTTGGTCACCTTAATTTATCGCTATGGGGCGGCAGGGGATCCCGCGGCTTTTCCGGAACGGACGATGGCCAATGGGCAATGTATGCTGGTGCGGCGGTCAGTGCTGGAATGCATGGACGGCTACACAGTGGCACGGGCCTCGTTTTGTGATGATGTGACTTTGGTCCGACAGATTGCGGCAGCAGGCTTCAAAGTGGGCTTTTGGGATGGTCGGCATCTGCTCAAGGTGCGCATGTATACTTCTTTCGGGGAGACCTGGCGGGAATGGGGTCGTTCGCTGGATTTGAAAGATGCCACCCCAACGCCGCAGTTGTGGGGGGATGTGGCCCTGTTGGTGCTTACCCAAGGGATCCCTTGGATAACAGTTGTCGGGTTATTCGCCAGCGCCGGGATGGGGGTTGCCTTCTCCCTAACAGAGCAGTTGTTGTTGGGGTTGAACCTGGGGCTGATTGCCTTCCGGTTTGGTTTGCTCGCCGGCATTCGGGGCTCTTACCAGGATCCCCCTTGGACGTTCTGGCTTTCCCCTTTGGCGGATCCCTTGGCCGTTTTAAGGATTGTTCTGTCTGCGCTCAGTCGGCCCCGCGCTTGGCGAGGACGCACCTATTAGTTAAGCGATCCAGATAGGAATTATTAAGATTGTAAGAATTACCATTGAATAATTTTTTTCTGGACAGCCGTCATACACATGGCAACGCGGGCATTGATCTCATCCTCCGACTCAAAGATATCCAGCTTCTCTTTCAACCTTTGAATACAGTTTTGTACGGTCTTTTTGCTGGTGTGAATGCGGTCAGCAATGGCCTGATCCGTGAGGGCTTCTTTACAGAGTAAGTTCAAGACTTCGATTTCCCGTTCTGTCAACTTGGTCAGACCCCGCAACTCACGCGGCATCCGCAACTCCCCATTGAGGGCACTTTTGGCCCCCTCTAGGAACACGGTGCGCCGTTCCATCTTGTTGACAGCCGCAAATCCACCCTGGTGCTTACTGATCAGGCCCACCAAGGGGGTTAGGAGCAACGGCTCACTGGAATAGGCCATCACATTCAAAGTGGGATAGGTCTCGAAAATATGGCGCAAAAACTCTAGCCCCGGTTCGGCAGACTGTTCCCCGCTGGTTTGGCCATAGAGCAAGTCACACACCACCAAATCCGGTTGTTCCCGTTGCAAGCGCAGGATCCCGTCCATCGGATTGGTTACCGTAATGCACTGGGCATCCGCCGCAATCCGTTGTAGCCACTCGCAATTGTTTTGGGCTACTTCTGGGTGATCTTCAACGATCAAAAACTTGAGCGGGGCAGTTGGGCTTTCAACCTCAGACATCAATCCACTCCTCGATGGGTTGTGCTGGCATGGACAAGACTCTTCACCGACAAGGGATCCAGCCCCTTATCAGTGACCCAGCAGGCTATCCCAGTGTAACCCCTGACCGGGATCCTGAGTTGTGCAAAGCGAGACCCAAAAGAACGGGTTAGGCTAGAGGGGATGTCAAGGGGATCCCATCTGTGGTACCACTGCGAGACCGTAACCCAACCACCCGCACGGCCTATGTTACCTATGCAATCTTGATTCTCAACATCGTGGTGTTTATCTATGAGTTAACCCTTTCACCACAGGAGTTGGCAGCCTTTTTCCGCGAGTGGGCGGTAGTACCTGCCGAGCTAACGGCCAGTTTTCAAGGGGAAGTCACGTCTTCCGTGCGTCCGGAATGGGTGACCCTGTTCACCTCACAGTTTTTGCATGGCGGTTTTTTACACATTGCCGGAAACATGCTCTTTTTGTGGGTATTTGGCAACAATGTCGAAGATCGCTTGGGCCATGTACGCTACCTGATTTTTTATCTCACCTGTGGGGCCTTAGCAGCCCTAACCCAATGGTTTTTTGACATGGGATCCACTATCCCTTCACTGGGGGCAAGTGGTGCAATTGCTGGGGTGCTGGGAGCTTACATTTTGCGTTTTCCACGGGCTGAGGTGTTGACTCTGGTGCCTCTGGGTATTTTTATTACGACCATTTATGTCCCGGCCTGGGTATTTTTGGGTTTTTGGTTTGTGCAGCAGGCCTTTTATGGCATTGCCAGCCTACAGATGACCACCAATATTGGGATGCAAGGGGGAGGAATTGCCTACTGGGCCCATGCGGGTGGATTTGTGTTTGGGGCGATTTTGGGGCCGTTGATGGGATTGTTTTCGGGCAAAAGTCCCTACGATCGCCAAGCGGCTTTGCGACAACGGGAGGAGGAACTATTTTGAGACTTCTTCTCTTCTCAATTGCTCTTCCATCAGTCTTTGCTAGATGAGAATCTGTACATTAATCCCTACATCTTGTGGATACCTTAAACTGACTTAAACTTTTAAACGAATCCTACCTTGATAAGGAGCAAGTGATGGTTAGCCTATCTACCAAGCCCTTGACCTTAGAAGAGTTTCTGCAACAGCCAGAAACCCAACCCGCCAGCGAATTTATTGAGGGAGAGATTATTCAAAAGCCCATGCCACAAGGGAAACATAGCCGTATCCAGCTCAAACTAGGCAGCTTTATTAATGAGGCTTTGGAGCCTCCGCGGGTGGCAATGGCCCTCCCAGAGTTGTGTTGCACCTTTGCTGGGCGAGCTATTGTACCGGATATTTCTGTGATCACTTGGGATCGGATCCCTGTGGATGAAGATGGGACAATTCAAAATCTAATCCCCTTTTGCCCTGATTGGGTGATTGAGGTTTTATCTCCTGATCAAAACCAAACGAAACTCATTAAAAAAGTCTTGAGTTGCTTAGCTCACGGATGTCAGATGGGGTGGATCGTAGATCCTGAAGAAAAAATGGTTTTGACCTATCCTGCTCAGCAGCAACCAACTTTGCATGAGGATCCCCAAGACATGATTCAAACACCTGCATTTGCTCAAGGGATCCAACTCACGGTTGAGACTTTGTTTGGATGGATGCAAGTGAACCAGTAAAGAGCATCAAAATAGGGCACAGAGAAGCCCTCGACTATCTCCACTATCGGCAGTCCTCTACCCAAGCCGGGATCCGATTCAGCAGGGTTTTGAGTTGAGATTTGAGCTGGCGATAGTGAGGTTCATGGCGCTCCACCAGTTGCCAAAAAGCGGCGGAGTGATTGAGATGAACGGTGTGGCACAACTCATGAATTAGCACATAGCGCACCACCGCTGTGGGTAGAAACAAAAGCTTGTCATTCAGGCTGATATGCCCTTGTCGGGAACAACTGCCCCAGCGGGTTCGTTGGCTACGCAGGGTGAGACGAGCAAAGGGCAAACTCAAGTCCCGACTGAGCTGATGGATCCAGGGATCCAAACAGGCTTTGGCCTGACTGCGTAACCACCTCCGCAAAAGGGCACAACATAGATCGGGGCTATCCTGTCCACGGTTTAGCCGTAGGATCCCATCCCGCTCCTGCCAGGTAGGTGGGCCGCCGCTGGGTTGGTAGAGGACAGACCATTCGGTACGGGTGTTTGGGGTGGGGTGGGCGGGCAGGCAAATGCGCTCCGGCAAAAGTGGAGTGGGTTGAACGGGCCTTTGTAGCTGGTGTTGGACCCAGGCGGTAGAGTTGCGCAGGATATCCGGGATCCGCCTGCGGTCAAACCCGGTTGGGATCACCAGTTCCAAACCTCGGCGGGGGGAATACTTTAGGATCACCCGGCGGGCCCGTGCACTTTCTCGGATGCAGGGATTCGGCCAAGGCTCCTCCCAATTCGCCTCCGCCCGCTCTGGGAATAAGTCAAATAAGTTCAGTTGTTCAGCGCTCATGCCCGATCAAGATTTGAGAAAATCCACCAACTGCTGCAACCGCGCCCAGGCGGCTCCACTGGCCAGAATGTCTTGGGCCTGAGCAATACCGGCTCCCCAATCTGGGGCGGCTCCTGCCACCTGCAACGCCAAAGCAGCATTCAGGGCCACCACATCCCGCTGGGCCGGTTCCCCGGATCCCTGCAGGACTTGGGTGAGGATAGCGGTGTTTTCGGCCAATTCCCCACCTTTCAGAGCTTGGGTGGGAGCTGAGGTCAGCCCATAGTCTCGCGGATCGAGAACTTCTGCCTGTACCGTTCCCCCCGCCAATACCCCCAAATCGGTCGGTTGATCCAGTCCTGCCTCATCCAGTCCCTCCCGGCTGTGCAACACAATCGCCCCTTCGCGTCCCAACAGCTGTAAGGCTTCCGCCAGAATCGGCACCAAGTCTTGAGCGTAAACGCCGATCACCTGCCGATTGGGATAAAAAGGGTTCACCAACGGGCCTAGCAAATTGAAAATGGTGCGTATCTTCAAGGCCCGCCGATAGGGTACCACCGCTCGCATGGCCGGATGCCAGTTGGGGGCAAACAAAAACGTAATCCCCACTTCGCTAGCAGCAGCCCGAACCCGCTCCGGCTCAGCTGCCAAATTTACCCCCAGCGCCTCCAGCACATCCGCCGATCCCACTTTGCTTGAAGCCGAACGATTGCCATGCTTCACCACTGGGATCCCTGCCGCGCTGACCACAAAGGCCACCGCAGTGGAGATATTAAAGGTGCCTGCCCCATCGCCACCCGTGCCACAGGTATCCACCAGTAGGGGTAAATCCAGAGGGGATCCGATCGAAGCCCGCTGCAGCACCCGTGCCATTCCGGCCAATTCGCTGGCACTGACTCCCTTCGCCTGGAGAGCAGCCAGGATCGCCCCCGACACCACATCCGGCACCTGATGATCCAGCCAGCCATTCATAAGTTGCTCGGCTTGAGCTTCGCTCAGGGACTGTCGATCCAGCAGTTGCGCCAAAAGCTGGGGCCAGAGGTCGGCAGCGTCCGTCATACGGGAGGTTCCTAGGGGGAGCGTAAAGGGTTTATAGGTACTGTACCAGCCCTCCCCTTACGAAAAGTAGCGTAAAGCCCCCGGTTTCTAACCGGGGGATATAAGCGCACAGGCTGAATTTATTCAGCAACAGAAATAGTACATACAATAGTCCCCATGAAACGGGTCACCACCACACTCAAGCTCAAGTTTCTTGACCTCAATGCGGTCAAAGCAGAGATGTTTGCCCAGACGGTTTGTGCGACAACCGCACTGGCAAACGAACTGCTCCGCATCAGTCCAAAGGAACGAAAAGCATTAACAACCGCCAAAGTGGTGACACCACTCAAGTCGGCCCTCTCCAACCAAGTGATTCGTGTCCTGAAGGGGAAAGCCGGCCAGCGGGTCAAGCACTTCAAAGTGTTCTGGCCAGAGGTCAACAACCAAAACTGGAAGCTGCACAAAGTAGGTAGCACCTACTCGGTGAGTTTTCCCACAATTCAGGGTGACAAGCGGGTTCCCCTTGAGGTTGGCAGTTCCTACTATGCCGAGCGTCTTGAGCGCATCCTGGCTGAGCAGGATTGTGAACGGGGAACCTTGAAACTCATGAAGCTACGGGGCTGTTGGTACGCGGTTGTATCTATCACTTGGGAAGTTCCCGAGGTGAAGAGTACGGAACGGTTAGGTGTTGACCGGGGGCAGAACCGTTTGGCAGTGGCGGCCACCCGTTGGGGTCGGGCGGTGTTTTTTGGGGGTGGAGAGGTAGCCTATCGTCGTCGTCGTTTCCAGAAGCGTCGTGCCCAGTTGCAACAGGCGGGTAAATACCGAGCACTCAAGCGACTGGAGCGCAAAGAAGCCCGTTGGATGAGGGCAGTCAACCACACCGTTAGCCGTCGCATTGTGCGGTT
This genomic window contains:
- a CDS encoding Uma2 family endonuclease — protein: MVSLSTKPLTLEEFLQQPETQPASEFIEGEIIQKPMPQGKHSRIQLKLGSFINEALEPPRVAMALPELCCTFAGRAIVPDISVITWDRIPVDEDGTIQNLIPFCPDWVIEVLSPDQNQTKLIKKVLSCLAHGCQMGWIVDPEEKMVLTYPAQQQPTLHEDPQDMIQTPAFAQGIQLTVETLFGWMQVNQ
- a CDS encoding ABC transporter permease; amino-acid sequence: MTITSSRPRTLNLWPPLALVVERLTQALPVLLLITVLSFLLLQLAPGDFLDQLRADPSVSQEFIAQEEARLGLDQPLVWQYLIWLGNLLRGDFGISYTYRIPVLGLIASRAGATLLLAAASIVLTWMIAVPLGILGALQQNTALDRALQLLSYLGQAMPSFVLAILLLILAQNVGWLPVGGMTSVYFAELNPGEKLLDLGRHLLLPTLVLSITSFAGLQRITRGNFLDVLRQEYIQAARARGIPEWRVIGLHALRNAINPLVTILGFEFANLLSGSFIAEFFFNWPGLGKLLLEAVQSFDINVVMAGLLLGAVMLILGNLLADLLLQWVDPRIRRDSLF
- a CDS encoding M48 family metallopeptidase; the protein is MSAEQLNLFDLFPERAEANWEEPWPNPCIRESARARRVILKYSPRRGLELVIPTGFDRRRIPDILRNSTAWVQHQLQRPVQPTPLLPERICLPAHPTPNTRTEWSVLYQPSGGPPTWQERDGILRLNRGQDSPDLCCALLRRWLRSQAKACLDPWIHQLSRDLSLPFARLTLRSQRTRWGSCSRQGHISLNDKLLFLPTAVVRYVLIHELCHTVHLNHSAAFWQLVERHEPHYRQLKSQLKTLLNRIPAWVEDCR
- the trpD gene encoding anthranilate phosphoribosyltransferase, yielding MTDAADLWPQLLAQLLDRQSLSEAQAEQLMNGWLDHQVPDVVSGAILAALQAKGVSASELAGMARVLQRASIGSPLDLPLLVDTCGTGGDGAGTFNISTAVAFVVSAAGIPVVKHGNRSASSKVGSADVLEALGVNLAAEPERVRAAASEVGITFLFAPNWHPAMRAVVPYRRALKIRTIFNLLGPLVNPFYPNRQVIGVYAQDLVPILAEALQLLGREGAIVLHSREGLDEAGLDQPTDLGVLAGGTVQAEVLDPRDYGLTSAPTQALKGGELAENTAILTQVLQGSGEPAQRDVVALNAALALQVAGAAPDWGAGIAQAQDILASGAAWARLQQLVDFLKS
- a CDS encoding LuxR C-terminal-related transcriptional regulator, with the protein product MSEVESPTAPLKFLIVEDHPEVAQNNCEWLQRIAADAQCITVTNPMDGILRLQREQPDLVVCDLLYGQTSGEQSAEPGLEFLRHIFETYPTLNVMAYSSEPLLLTPLVGLISKHQGGFAAVNKMERRTVFLEGAKSALNGELRMPRELRGLTKLTEREIEVLNLLCKEALTDQAIADRIHTSKKTVQNCIQRLKEKLDIFESEDEINARVAMCMTAVQKKIIQW
- a CDS encoding glycosyltransferase is translated as MNGIPGWTIDALALSVLALQVPMALILLARLLPSLRRPAPLPPGIPDSPPLPGSVSVIVPTLNEAERIDPCLQGLHAQGSALREVLVVDSRSQDGTPEKVWAMATRDPRFRLVTDDPLPAGWVGRPWALHYGFLKSDPASEWILGIDADTRPQPGLVERLLETAQNQGFDLITLAPQFILQHWGEGWLQPALLVTLIYRYGAAGDPAAFPERTMANGQCMLVRRSVLECMDGYTVARASFCDDVTLVRQIAAAGFKVGFWDGRHLLKVRMYTSFGETWREWGRSLDLKDATPTPQLWGDVALLVLTQGIPWITVVGLFASAGMGVAFSLTEQLLLGLNLGLIAFRFGLLAGIRGSYQDPPWTFWLSPLADPLAVLRIVLSALSRPRAWRGRTY
- a CDS encoding RNA-guided endonuclease TnpB family protein, producing MKRVTTTLKLKFLDLNAVKAEMFAQTVCATTALANELLRISPKERKALTTAKVVTPLKSALSNQVIRVLKGKAGQRVKHFKVFWPEVNNQNWKLHKVGSTYSVSFPTIQGDKRVPLEVGSSYYAERLERILAEQDCERGTLKLMKLRGCWYAVVSITWEVPEVKSTERLGVDRGQNRLAVAATRWGRAVFFGGGEVAYRRRRFQKRRAQLQQAGKYRALKRLERKEARWMRAVNHTVSRRIVRFAKAVNADVWMEDLSGIRQSRQSQKARSDAGKSRHTWSYYDLEWKVAYKLEMAGRTLHKRPAAYTSKTDHRTGLIGKRSGHLFTGQDGYCCDADWNAAMNLAQWDGFSCPLSLKEAVSVMGTVGSGDGVFGNPLNSMNPSQLQAVGS
- a CDS encoding rhomboid family intramembrane serine protease, whose protein sequence is MVPLRDRNPTTRTAYVTYAILILNIVVFIYELTLSPQELAAFFREWAVVPAELTASFQGEVTSSVRPEWVTLFTSQFLHGGFLHIAGNMLFLWVFGNNVEDRLGHVRYLIFYLTCGALAALTQWFFDMGSTIPSLGASGAIAGVLGAYILRFPRAEVLTLVPLGIFITTIYVPAWVFLGFWFVQQAFYGIASLQMTTNIGMQGGGIAYWAHAGGFVFGAILGPLMGLFSGKSPYDRQAALRQREEELF
- a CDS encoding STAS domain-containing protein, translating into MVHRTFACSEMNQSQSIDVSTQISPKGSPVTIVRFPKGSLSAVNAPAIRGELSRILTEQPSHLLLDLSEVTLIDSMGLSVLVSAQRNCRSAGYQLKLAGLQEQAKLIFAVTRLDSIFESYLSVADALAAFPAA